One window of the Ananas comosus cultivar F153 linkage group 21, ASM154086v1, whole genome shotgun sequence genome contains the following:
- the LOC109726764 gene encoding uncharacterized protein LOC109726764, which yields MAGAMQRQEDQIVRLQELVAQQASTQVDVERTASPIVMPGMTEGMATVAIPVAAQPTPAVVAIGSGTSNPEGAMMAAERERALAALVMFRKFDPPVFDGEKVEPWMVESWVDSMETLLNDLCTLEKDKVHLATHCLERTTKVWGKQIKRDRSSELSPLAWEEFRGLMYTNYFPESKKKKLQDRFRKLRQGNRSVGEYEREFSHIIDCVPDVMRDDRDRPDWFEQGLRPDIYRAVHILKLTTFSEVLDRALWAEHSNAHIREEREASEKDGGKKRAPDGSGGQSRPRKPPKYLRTQSKGRGARWCVICGGDHDPNRCK from the coding sequence ATGGCTGGtgcgatgcagcgccaggaggatCAAATCGTTAGGCTACAGGAGTTGGTGGCGCAACAAGCGTCGACTCAAGTGGATGTCGAGCGGACCGCGTCCCCTATCGTTATGCCTGGTATGACGGAGGGTATGGCTACGGTGGCTATACCGGTTGCGGCGCAACCCACGCCGGCGGTAGTAGCTATTGGTTCGGGAACTTCCAATCCCGAAGGTGCGATGATGGCAGCGGAAAGGGAGCGCGCTTTGGCGGCTCTCGTGATGTTCCGAAAGTTTGATCCACCGGTGTTTGACGGGGAGAAGGTCGAGCCGTGGATGGTCGAGTCATGGgttgactcgatggagaccctgttGAATGATCTTTGCACattggagaaggataaagtacACCTCGCCACACATTGTTTGGAGCGCACAACGAAGGTATGGGGGAAGCAGATCAAGAGGGATCGGTCTTCCGAACTTTCGCCGTTGGCGTGGGAGGAATTTCGGGGCTTGATGTATACTAACTATTTCCCCGAaagcaagaagaagaagctccaaGACCGGTTTAGGAAGCTGAGGCAAGGAAACCGCtcggtgggagaatatgagcgggagttctcacATATCATCGACTGCGTCCCCGACGTGATGCGGGATGATAGGGATCGACCCGATTGGTTCGAGCAAGGACTCCGGCCGGATATCTATAGGGCGGTTCACATCCTCAAGCTTACTACCTTTTCGGAAGTGCTAGATCgggcgttgtgggcggagcatagTAATGCCCACATCCGTGAGGAGCGAGAGGCGTCCGAGAAGGACGGGGGTAAGAAGCGAGCCCCTGATGGTTCGGGAGGTCAGTCAAGGCCTAGGAAGCCTCCGAAGTACCTGCGAACACAGTCCAAGGGTCGTGGGGCTCGGTGgtgcgtcatttgtggcggTGATCATGACCCGAACCGTTGTAAGTAG